Proteins encoded by one window of Rutidosis leptorrhynchoides isolate AG116_Rl617_1_P2 chromosome 7, CSIRO_AGI_Rlap_v1, whole genome shotgun sequence:
- the LOC139858178 gene encoding (+)-cis,trans-nepetalactol synthase NEPS1-like — protein sequence MEAKIATSTTQKLAGKISIITGGASGIGEATARLLANHGSFVVIADIQNEKGEQVASSIGSNCCTYFHCDVSNEQQVISLIDFTVQTYGQLDIMFSNAGIVSQSSQTILDLDLQEFDHLYGINVRGMAACVKYAARAMVEKHVRGCIVCTGSIVASRGASMRTDYVMGKHAVLGLVRSASKQLGEYGIRVNCVSPSAVVTSLAKRGVEEAKRTMNVYGALSSLKGVELRVEDVAKSVLFLVSDDSGFVTGQDLVVDGGLTKIPDSDDMIRYND from the coding sequence ATGGAAGCTAAAATAGCTACATCAACAACCCAAAAACTCGCCGGAAAAATATCCATAATCACCGGCGGCGCAAGCGGAATCGGAGAAGCAACCGCTCGTCTTTTAGCTAACCACGGCTCATTCGTCGTAATTGCAGATATCCAGAATGAAAAAGGCGAACAAGTAGCTTCTTCAATTGGCTCTAATTGCTGCACTTACTTTCATTGCGATGTATCTAACGAACAACAAGTAATCTCCCTAATCGATTTCACCGTTCAAACGTACGGACAGCTAGACATCATGTTTAGCAACGCAGGAATCGTAAGTCAATCCAGTCAAACGATTCTCGATCTCGATTTACAAGAATTCGACCATTTGTACGGTATCAACGTACGTGGAATGGCTGCTTGTGTAAAATATGCCGCACGTGCGATGGTGGAGAAGCACGTGAGAGGATGTATTGTTTGTACAGGGAGTATTGTGGCGTCACGTGGTGCGAGCATGCGTACGGATTATGTGATGGGGAAGCACGCGGTGTTGGGGTTAGTACGGTCAGCGAGTAAGCAATTGGGCGAGTATGGAATACGAGTGAATTGTGTGTCGCCTTCTGCTGTTGTGACTTCGTTGGCTAAAAGGGGGGTTGAGGAAGCGAAAAGGACGATGAATGTGTACGGGGCGTTATCGAGTTTGAAAGGGGTTGAGTTGAGGGTTGAGGATGTGGCGAAAAGTGTGTTGTTTTTGGTATCGGATGATTCCGGGTTTGTTACCGGGCAAGATCTTGTGGTGGATGGTGGGTTAACCAAAATACCGGATTCGGATGATATGATTAGGTACAATGATTGA